In Thunnus thynnus chromosome 17, fThuThy2.1, whole genome shotgun sequence, the genomic window CCCTATGACTACCCAATGATCAGTCAGGGTGAAATCACTGTCAAAAGCATCAATGATGTGGAGGAGTTCATTGCAACagatgtaaaaaacaaaaaaagaaaaaaatattttagttaaATAGATATTGCATGCTTAAGATAACTGGGGAAATGTTTCAAATACCAATAACATTACCTCATGTACAATGTAGACTGCTATTGACATCTTGGGTTTCACTGCTGAGGAGAAGATGGGCATCTACAAGCTGACTGGTGCTGTGATGCATCATGGCAACATGCATTTCAAACAGAAGCAGCGTGAGGAGCAGGCTGAACCTGATGGCACTGAGGGTAATTCTGATAGATATCTTTTAGGAAATCTACCAAGGGTTAGTATGTAACATATTTCTAAACATGTTTCAGTTCACAGATAACTaaaggtttgtttttccatcagtgGCTGATAAAATCGCCTACCTTCTGGGCCTGAACTCAGCTGATATGTTGAAAGCTCTGTGCTACCCCAGGGTCAAGGTCGGAAATGAGATGGTGACCAAAGGTCAGACTGTGCCACAGGTAAGATAAAGAAAAtttaatgtttgaaaaaaaagaaataaaagggcaatatttgcattttgacaTGAAATATGATTCTGAAAAATCCTcattctaaaatgtttttttctaggTCAACAATGCTGTCAGTGCTCTGTGCAAGTCTAtctatgagaaaatgttctTGTGGATGGTCATCCGTATCAATGAAATGCTGGACACAAAGCAGCCAAGACAATACTTCATTGGAGTGTTGGATATCGCTGGATTTGAGATCTTTGATGTGAGTAGCTGAAAAGAAGAGCAATTCAAAGATCAACAATATTTTGACATGCAATTGAATACATTCATGTAATTGCAGTTCAACAGCTTGGAGCAACTCTGCATCAACTTCACCAATGAGAAACTGCAACAGTTCTTCAACCACCACATGTTTGTCCTGGAGCAAGAGGAGTACAAGAAAGAAGGAATTCAATGGGAATTCATTGACTTTGGTATGGACTTGGCTGCCTGCATTGAGCTTATTGAGAAGGTAAGTAGTCAATCAGGTCAAAGTGATTTCTTGATTCATGTGCAAATGTTTGCTTCCACGGTTTAAATTTTTACCATGAAATCTATTTTCTTCCTCAGCCAATGGGCATCTTCTCCATCCTTGAAGAGGAGTGCATGTTCCCCAAGGCCTCTGACACAACTTTCAAGAACAAGCTGCATGATCAGCATCTTGGAAAGACCAAGGCCTTTGAGAAGCCAAAACCTGCAAAGGGCAAGCCTGAGGCTCACTTCTCTCTGGTTCACTACGCTGGTACAGTGGACTACAATATCAGTGGCTGGTTGGACAAGAACAAGGACCCCCTGAATGACTCAGTTGTCCAGCTCTACCAGAAGGCCTCAAACAAACTTCTGGCCTTCCTGTATGCAACCCACGGTGCAGCTGATGGTGAGAAATTAGATTGATCAGAGTGATCAGAAACTGAGTATCAGTACaaacaatatgttttttctgtggTGTCAGAAACAACTTACATTTCTTGAACACAATTTTCAGAACTATTTTCTACTACTAATTGCACAAGAAAGTGAAATACGTCGTTGAGGTTGCGCATTTGATATTGGCTATTAGCAGATAATCAGTAGCAATTTATGATGTAAGTTTGCTGTAAGTTTGTAGAAGAAACTGTGTCTGTTACATTTGGTTCAGGCCTAGTATAACGCTGATGACTATTCTGTCGTAGTATATTCATGCATGGTACTTAATCAAAAAATACCCTTCCATACAGAAGAAAAGAGATTCCACAAAGTGATCAATTTAGTACcattgattaaattaaatttttgtgAAAACAGAGGCTGCTGGTGGCGGCAAAAAGGGTGGAAAGAAGAAGGGTGGTTCCTTCCAGACTGTGTCTGCTCTTTTCAGGGTATgtattgtttcatatttttggatACCAATTAAAAGCCACATCTTGAAATACTTTTGACCATTTATCTTGTGTTGTTGACCCACAGGAGAACTTGGGCAAGCTGATGACCAACTTGAGGAGCACTCACCCTCATTTTGTCCGTTGCCTGATTCCTAATGAATCAAAGACCCCAGGTTAGAAGCACATAGCCCAGCTTTGCACACTAAATGTGACATAGtgattaaaagaaatatttgaaacagtATGAGTTTGCAACTTTCAGGTCTTATGGAGAACTTCTTGGTCATCCATCAGCTGAGGTGTAATGGTGTGCTGGAAGGCATCAGAATCTGCAGAAAGGGCTTCCCCAGCAGAATCCTCTACGGTGACTTCAAGCAGAGGTGATGCAATTTTTAATATAAGCAAGTCAAGTTAAATTTCAGCTGAGTTTAAACAGCCGGCCAAGATGTGTTGTTATTGTAAGTAACAACATAATTTTCTCTTGTAGATACAAAGTATTGAATGCCAGCGTCATCCCTGAGGGACAGTTCATTGACAACAAGAAAGCTTCAGAGAAGCTGCTAGGCTCCATTGATGTGGATCACACTCAGTACAAATTTGGGCACACTAAGGTTAATTTCTATCAACAATATCAATAGATATGCCATGTACATATGTCTTTTTGTACCAATTTGTGCCGATGACTGAGTTCCTTCAAACAACCACACAGGTGTTCTTTAAAGCTGGTCTGCTGGGTCTgctggaggagatgagagatgagAAACTGGCTGCTCTGGTGACCATGACTCAGGCTCTCTGCAGAGGATATGTCATGAGGAGGGAGTTTGTTAAGATGATGGAGAGGAGGTAGGATTATCATATAGTACACTGAAATGTCCTGACCAATAAAATAgattacagctgtttttattaaatcacattacagtaaaaatgacaCTTTATATTAATTTTCCAGAGAATCCATCTATTCTATCCAGTATAATATCCGTTCATTCATGAATGTGAAAAATTGGCCATGGCTGAAACTGTACTTCAAGATCAAGCCTCTTCTGAAGAGTGCTGAGACTGAGAAGGAGCTGATGAACATGAAGGAGAACTATGAGAAGATGAAAACAGATCTGGCTGCTGCCCTGGCCAAGaagaaggagctggaggagaagatGGTTTCCCTGCTGCAGGAAAAGAATGACCTGCAACTGCAAGTGGCTTCTGTAAGTAGGATACATCCACACTACACTAATTGAATACTGTTGCTAACATTTTCATCTATTTGAAATTTAAAGAGGCCAGATACTCTTCTGGTCACCTTCGATGTGCCTGACCAAAACATGTAGATTGACaaatattaatgaatatattaaaaatatataattattttttagtaTCCTGAAAATATTCAGGTACATTCAGAGAATACCTAACTTATTAACTTACTGCATGTTCAAAATAAATTGTAGGAAGTTGAGAACCTCTCAGATGCTGAGGAAAGGTGTGAAGGTCTGATTAAGAGCAAGATCCAACTCGAGGCCAAACTCAAAGAGACAGCTGAGAGActggaagatgaagaggaaatcaATGCTGAGCTGACTGGCAAGAAGAGGAAGCTGGAGGATGAATGCTCTGAGCTGAAGAAAGATATTGATGACTTGGAGCTCACCTTGGCTAAAGTGGAGAAGGAGAAACATGCAACTGAAAACAAGGTTGGAATCATTTTAAACctatatttataaaaaataaataaataaataaataaataaagagaaagtaTATGAAATTACCTTTCAAACATATAAAGTGATGGAAATAACGCACCTTGCCTGACACTTTCAGGTGAAAAACCTGACAGAGGAGATGGCATCTCAAGATGAGTCTGTTGCCAAGTTAACCAAGGAGAAGAAAGCCCTCCAAGAGGCTCACCAGCAAACACTGGACGATCTCCAGGCAGAGGAGGACAAAGTCAACACTCTGACCAAGGCCAAGACAAAGCTGGAACAGCAAGTGGACGATGTGAGAAAACCTTGCTTTTAATAACATGTTTGTATTGTTAGCTTGTGTGTTAGAATTGACATTCCATGATAAAAAATCAAAGCATTATTTCATGTCAACATCATAATATTATCTCAAAAGCTGGAGGGATCACTGGAGCAAGAGAAGAAGCTCCGTATGGATCTTGAGAGAGCCAAGAGGAAGCTTGAGGGAGATCTGAAACTGGCCCAGGAATCCATAATGGATCTGGAGAATGACAAGCAGCAATCTGAGGAGAAAATCAAGAAgtaagttttctttttcatctttaaccCTTACATTGAACTATTgccataatgcaacacaatgACCCTGAGTCAAAACTAAAACTTTAACAGCAATaactgttttttcctcttctagGAAGGAGTTTGAGACCAGCCAGCTGCTCAGCAAGATTGAGGATGAACAGTCTCTTGGTGCTCAACTTCAGAAGAAGATCAAGGAACTGCAGGTTCGTACTGGACATGAATACTCAGagtgaaaaaaaactgttttacagTATGTTCCAGTCAACAAGCCTTCTTGATATTACTATCATCAAACTTAGGCACGTATTGAGGAGCTGGAAGAAGAAATTGAGGCTGAGCGGGCTGCTCGGGCTAAGGTGGAGAAGCAGAGGGCTGACCTCTCCAGGGAACTTGAGGAGATCAGTGAGAGGCTTGAGGAAGCTGGTGGAGCAACAGCCGCTCAGATTGAGATGAACAAGAAGCGTGAGGCTGAGTTCCAGAAGCTGCGCCGTGACCTTGAAGAGTCAACCCTGCAGCATGAAGCTACCGCATCAGCTCTCCGCAAGAAGCAAGCCGACAGTGTTGCAGAGCTGGGAGAGCAGATTGACAACCTCCAGCGTGTCAAACAGAAGCTTGAGAAGGAGAAGAGTGAGTACAAGATGGAGATTGATGACCTCTCCAGCAACATGGAAGCTGTTGCTAAATCCAAAGTGAGTATTTTGTTTATAACTGAAATATTTGCCTTTTTGTTATGCTTAGAAATATTAACTATAATGGATAAATATGGCAGTAGCTTTCAACTTAGATAAATGCTCAACATTTGCTTtgttcatgtaaatgtttttaaatacatcatgttttgtttttgataggGCAACTTGGAAAAAATGTGCAGAACTCTTGAGGACCAGCTGAGTGAGCTGAAGGCCAAAAATGATGAGAATGTGCGCCAGCTGAATGACATAAATGCACAGAGGGcaagactgcagacagagaatggTGAGTCACTTGTGATAAAAAGTACTTATAAAAACCAATAATGATCATTTTGATGAATAACACATTTACTTTTTATCATTCAGGTGAGTATTCCCGCCAGATTGAGGAGAAAGACGCTCTTGTTTCCCAGCTGACCAGAGGCAAGCAGGCTTACACTCAGCAAATTGAGGAGTTGAAGAGACACATTGAAGAGGAAGTGAAGGTATAACAAGTTTACATGTTACTATACATTGTACTTTTATTAGCTTTTAAGGGGTGAATTGAGTCCTCCTTTTCAAATGTAGTCAGTCATCCGTTTCTCCACATTCACCTAGCACTTACTACTAAACCACCAGATCTCCTGCCTGttatgcatgaaaaaaaaagttcatgtAACATGTCATCCGACCATGttagaaagcaaaaaaagagcttgagagagaaattCAAACATATGCTTAATTTCCATATTACCATTTAACTGATCAGTCTTGTCTTTTATGACTTAAGCACCTCCCTCTAACACACCAGCTTCTCCTTCCACATCCAAGCACCTTCCACCTGAATTCCTGGATTCTAAGTCTCACATACTACACTAAATTGCGAATCTGATATACGTTCAAGTAAATTATCCAAAACtgactgatgaaaaatgactcagtTAACATTTTCCACCATGACAAATTATGTATTTAAACAAGATTTAGataatatttatatacttaATAGATCAATTAAAATGCCTCTTGCCATTTTCATCAGGCCAAGAATGCCCTGGCCCATGGTGTTCAGTCAGCCCGCCATGACTGTGAACTGCTCAGAGAGCAGTTTGAGGAGGAGCAAGAGGCtaaagctgagctgcagcgTGGAATGTCCAAGGCTAACAGCGAAGTGGCTCAGTGGAGAACCAAATATGAGACTGATGCTATCCAGCGCactgaggagctggaggaggccaAGTACGTCACTACCTTTTCAGAGTTTAAAATAGCTATCAATTCAAGTCCAGTTACACATTCCAGATATTTTGCTATGAATTTGCAATtaagtacacaaacacaaccaaTACTTCTTCACTACAGGAAAAAGCTTGCCCAGCGTCTGCAGGATGCTGAGGAGTCCATTGAGGCCGTGAACTCAAAGTGTGCCTCTTTGGAGAAGACCAAGCAGAGGCTACAGGGTGAGGTGGAGGACCTCATGATTGATGTAGAGAGAGCTAATGCTCTGGCTGCAAACCTTGACAAGAAACAGAGGAACTTTGATAAGGTAAGAGGAAATCAAAACCACACTGATttgagtgaaaaacaaatctctCTTACTAAATTAATCAATGTTATTCATCTATATCATTCTAGGTCCTTGCAGAatggaaacagaaacatgaggAGAGCCAGGCAGAGCTTGAAGGAGCCCAGAAGGAGGCTCGCTCTCTCAGCACTGAACTGTTCAAGATGAAGAACTCTTACGAGGAGACTCTGGATCACCTGGAGACcatgaagagagagaacaagaaccTGCAGCGTATGTCAATCCCacaatattttatgtaactgttatAGTGACAGTAAGGCTTTTTCCTTGACCTCTATAGGTGTAGGTCATGAGGTTTTGTGGTGTTAAAACCTAATTTTCTAGGTATAATGTATACAGCATATTTTAAGTTTCTCTTAACTGGATTTTGGCTTTTGGTGTACTACAGAGGAGATCTCAGACCTGACTGAACAGATTGGTGAGACCGGAAAGAGCATCCATGAGCTGGAGAAAGCCAAGAAGACTGTGGAGACCGAGAAGATTGAAATTCAGTCAGCACTGGAGGAAGCAGAGGTAAAAATCTAAATTACAATATTAGACAACTTATTGGATAAAATACAAAAGTATTTATGTAATGGcatgtattcatttgattttttctgtaattttcctGCGAAAGACTGGTAACGTTTAGGTACATGTTCAATTTTTTCATTTAGGGCACACTGGAGCATGAGGAATCCAAGATTCTCCGTATTCAGCTTGAGCTTAACCAGGTCAAAGGTGAGGTTGACAGGAAACTTGCAGAAAAGGACGAGGAGATGGAGCAGATCAAGAGGAACAGCCAGAGGGTGATTGACTCCATGCAGAGCACTCTCGATGCTGAGGTCAGGAGCAGGAATGATGCCCTGAGAGtcaagaagaagatggagggaGACCTGAATGAGATGGAGATTCAGCTGAGCCATGCCAACAGGCAGGCTTCTGAATCCCAGAAACAACTGAGGAATGTCCAGGGACAGCTCAAGGTGAGCTTTGTCTGATCAATGGATAAACAAATGTTGAAGAGCAAAGGAAgttaactctttttttctccacatatTGTCAGGATGCCCAACTGCACCTTGATGATGCTGTCAGAGGACAGGAAGACATGAAGGAGCAGGTTGCCATGGTGGAGCGCAGAAATTGCCTGATGGTGGCTGAGATTGAGGAGCTGAGAGCCGCTctggagcagacagagagaggacgcAAAGTGGCTGAACAGGAGTTGGTTGATGCTAGTGAACGTGTTGGACTGCTTCACTCTCAGGTTTATGTTCAATAATTCAGAATGTCTTTCTACAGAATGACTAGACTATATATACAGACTTTGTTATACATAACAAATTTCAAttaaatgtaacttttttaATATCCAGAACACCAGTCTTCTGAACACCAAGAAGAAGCTGGAGTCTGACCTTGTGCAGGTTCAAGGTGAAGTGGATGATGCTTTTCAGGAATCAAGAAATGCTGAGGAGAAAGCCAAAAAGGCTATCACTGATGTGAGTTTATGTTTATGAGTCTTCCTTTTATAAAGTTCAACTTCACCTCACCGAATACTTGTTCATGCTTGATGCCCATCATTTCAGGCTGCCATGATGGCCgaggagctgaagaaggagCAGGACACCAGTGCTCAcctggagaggatgaagaagaaccTGGAGGTCACAGTCAAGGACCTGCAGCACCGTCTGGATGAGGCTGAGAACCTCGCCATGAAGGGCGGCAAGAAGCAGCTCCAGAAACTGGAGTCAAGGGTATGCTCATAATATATTCGCTTCAGGATATTAATCTCACTTTCAATATGTGGAATAAATTAAAACTTCCTCACTACTAAAATTCCTCTACAAGGTTTTGATAAACTGTGCAACATTGCATTACAGGTCCGTGAACTGGAATCTGAAGTTGAAGCCGAGCAGAAACGTGGAGCTGATGCTGTTAAGGGAGTCCGCAAATATGAGAGGAGAGTGAAGGAGTTGACTTACCAGGTAATATCTGATTTAACTAAAAACTATCCTGATGtcttaatttcataattttctttctttactccATCAATAACACTCTTTTTTTGCATAGACTGAGGAAGACAAGAAGAATGTGCATAGACTTCAGAATCTGGTTGATAAGCTGCAGCTCAAAGTGAAGGCTTACAAGAGACAGGCTGAGGAGGCTGTGAgtcaaatgttttgtaatttttcatatAGGAATGTAGCACAaatcaataacagaaagaaagcaTACTAATATgatgtaatattaaaaaatatgacataCTTCAACTCCAAACTCTTAACAGGAGGAGCAGGCCAACACTCACATGTCCAGGTTCAGGAAGGTCCAGCATGAGCTGGAGGAAGCTCAGGAGCGCGCTGACATCGCTGAGTCCCAGGTCAACAAGCTGAGAGCCAAGAGCCGTGATCATGGAAAGGTAACCAAgtgataatattttaaatatattattacatgGGCATCTTAATTTAATGGAGTTAATTATGTTCATTTATGAGCTTAATATTTTtataccattttttttaaaattgtaagaatacatgctgatttttttttcttgttttctttctagtCTGATGTTGCTGAATAAGAGACATCCTTTTGGTACCTTTCGACAGagttcataaaatatgaacTAGCTGTTGAATTGTCTTCTTACAATGTATTCattcaataaagtttttttcctcataattTAATCATATTTAGTCTGTATTATTTACTCTCTAGTTTCTCTGTAAGTCACACTTGAGCACACAGTGTTCAACACAGTAGGAAGGTTTAACTTGTGGCAGTACACCTCTTACCTAGTTGGTTGGATGGGGAGGTCTTTCAGTTCAACATTAACATGAGTCATACCGAAATGGTAATGTCCGGTAAAATGACACCGTCTTCCGCTTAGCATCACTTTTTGGAAGAGTGATAGCAGTGTCAGTTTCAAGCTTAAAAGACACCTTCACATTTCATAGAGTCAGAATTTAAGAGGCATAAATACAGCATAATAGGCAAAATATAACTTTCAGAGCCACAATTAATTCCCATTATCATGTCAATTATCCAAAGCAATGGATAGTGAGCTTTTTCACCATGtaattaacaaaaacatgttcAGTATTCTATATAACATAGAgttaaagattttatttaaggATACAGATTGTGTTTGATGTGTCTCTTACCTGGTCATTATGTAGAGCCGAGCCCTTTCATTCCCCCCCATTTGTCTGAACCTTCACCTAcatgaattatgtttttttggggaaaatttatttatttatttgttttaattaagatCTATCACAATCTGCACCTCAGTCCCTCTCTGCAGCCACAGTCTCTCATCCCCAGCCCTCTGCAttactctctgtctctgtctccactCCCTACTCAACTCTCCCAGGCCATGTTTTTTCCTCCAACTCCCCAGACCTGTTGTCCTCAAGCTGTCCATCAGATGCCCTCTTTTCCCCATTTCCCCTGCTGTTACCTGGCCTACTACGCTCACTCCTCACCTGCAGTCACTCAATTCATGTACTGGCCCAGATCCTTTGTTCCTTTGTCAGatctttgttgttgtcatgttgCTTTTTGTCAGTGCTCTCAAGCTGTTGTTTTTGGTAACCTGGGCCTGCACCATTTCTGCACCTGTTTGCCTGCCTGGCTTAACTTTTCCATATCTCATCCCTGCAATTATGTGGATTTAATACCACTGCTGTTTGGAGAGTTTGGACCTGCCACCCATGTCTTTAAGCTTTTGTATCTTCACTTACTCACAATAAACTCACTGAACTGCTCCTGTCCTACCTCTATAGTCTGCATTTAGTTCCTTCCTTTGCGGCCTCATACACAccactcatatatatatatgtcccCTGTTCTTGAGCTGCAGTAGTCCCCTGCTCCTGGGCTGCAGCAGTCACCAGGTCCTGTCCTTCATTGTGCTGCAGCAATCTACTGAGCCTGAGCTGCAGCTGTCACCAGTTtctgagctgcagctgtcttTTGTGGCTGTTCTTCAGCAGCCTCCTGTTTCCCTGGCTCCACCGGCTCATCTGCCTATCTCCCAGCTCACACAGTCTGCTCAGCAGCCTGTTCCTGAGCTATCAGTTGTCTCAGCCAACACCCTGCCAGATCTTCAGCTGTCGGCCACATCTGTCAACATCCTTCCAGACCTCCAGTTGGCAGTCCTTGCTGATGTCCAGCCAGACCACTAATCAGCTGTCTTCGCAAACACCCAACCAGACCTCCAGCTACCTGCCTCCTGCTCTGCACTCCAGTGGTGTGCCTGTCTTGCACCCTGCCCGGACCCTCAGCTGTCAATTGTCGGCCTCCTAAATACAACAGAGACtttttaacagatttttctGTGTTCTTGGCTGATATTATGCCGGGTCCTTATCATTGGAGATTGtaatattcatgtgttttgcCCTGAAAACCCTTTGGTCAGGACTTTTTAAACATCATTGACTCTTTTAATCTTGTGCAGTCTGTACTTGGACCTACACATGAACATGGTCACACACTTGATCTTGTTTTATCTCATGGTTTGCCTGTTTTTAACCTGGAGATCTGTAAAGCTTTTTTCTCTGATCATATGCCTGTACTGTTtgaagctgctgtttgctgtcaAACAGTTAAACCTTGCGCTGCTGCTCGCACATGTCCAGTTATTAACCCTTCCACTGCTGCTCACTTCTCAGATGCCTTCAGTCAAAACTGCATCATGCCTGAATCTGTGTATGAGGATACAGAGGCTCTTAATTCATGGTTTCTCGACATCTGTCAAACTGCCACAGACATTGCGGCTCCATTAAAGACCAGACAGTATAAAACTTAATCGGAGGCAGAGCCCTGGCTGAATGAAACAACCCGTGCTGTCAGGTAGGATTGTCGTAGACCTGAGCAAAAGTTGAAAAAGGACAAATTGCAAGTGTCTTTTCAAATGTTGTGGGATTACTGGCGTCATTACCAATCCACTGTGAAAGAGGctagaagaaaatatttttctgatattgtCCTGTTAAACTGCCACAAGCCTcgtgtgttgtttaaagtgatCAACTCTGCTCTGAATGCACCACAGACTGTTGGAATTGAGGCCTTCTTCACTGACAAAGTCACTTCTACCAGAGCACTTATTTCACCTCTTGCCATTGACCCTTCAGTGTCTGTCCCCTGCTCTGCTGGGAGCTTGTTTGAACCTGTGACCCTGCCCTTTGTTCAGGAGATTGTTGGTCATTTGAAGCCCTCAGGTTCTCCAGATGAAactgtccctccctccctccctttttaaGGAGGCTTTCCAGACTGTTGGACCATCTTTTCTCACAGTTATTAATAGCAGTCTGTCCTCTGGACTGGTTCctgttcattttaaacatgCCGTGCAACCTTTGTTAAAAAAACCTGGGCTGGATCCTACTGTTTTGGCAAATTTCAGGCCTATCTCTAAATTGCCTTTCCTTTCTAAAATCTTAGAAAAGGTTGTCTATTCTCAGCTCATGgactttttaaataaacaaaatattcttGAGACATTCCAATCCGGTTTTAAAACATTGCACAGCACTGAATCAGCGCttttaagagtttttaatgAAATCTTTTTAGCTACTGACTCTGGTCACTGTGTTGTCCTTGTACCTTTAGATTTGACTGCAGCTTTTGATACAGTGGACCATGAAATCCTGATGGCTCGTTTGGAGAAGTGGGTGGGCATCAGTGGCACAGCACTTGAATGGTTCAGGTCCTACCTGTCACATCGAACCTTCTGTGTCAGCCTTGATGAGTCTGTGTCCTCCGCTGCTCCCCTCTCATGTGGGGTACCACAGGGCTGTGTGCTTGGCCctcttttattttccctctATCTACTCCCACTTGGTTCAATTCTCAGGAAACATGgcatttcttttcattgctatgtGGATGACAGTCAGATCTATGTCCCCCTAAAAAAGTCAGACTCCTATAGTGTTAAGCCATTGCATGAGTGTTTACATGACATTAAAGCCTGGATGTCTCTAAACTTCctaaattttaatgaaaaaaagacagaagtcATGGTCTTTAGTGGCACTTCTGTGACCCCCCTGGTTGATCTGGGTTCTTTGGCACAGTATCACAAGCCAACTGTGCACAATCTGGGGGTAAAAGTGGACACAGACCTTAAATTTGACAGCCAGATTAAAGCTGTGGTGAAGTCAAGCTTCTTCCAGTTGAGGCAGCTGGCAAAAATTAAACCAGTCCTTCAAACACAGCACTTTGAGACAGTAATCCACGCCTTTGTGACCACTCGGCTGGATTACTGCAATGCACTTTGTATGAGGGTTAGTGCGTCCTCCATTGCTCGTCTTCAACTGGTGCAAAATGCTGCTGCACGTCTTTTAACTGGCACAAGCAAGTATGAGcacatttcacttattttagCTTCACTCCACTGCCTGCCCGTCcattttaggattcattttaaaattattttatttgcttttaaagcCTTAAATGGCCTAGCCCCACCTTAcctctctgagctgctgcaccTCTACACTCCCAGCCGCTCTCTCAGGTCAGCTGACCAGCTGCTCTTGACAGTGCCTAAAGCTAGGCTTAAGCTCAGAGGTGAACG contains:
- the LOC137168611 gene encoding myosin heavy chain, fast skeletal muscle isoform X2; amino-acid sequence: MSTDAEMECYGPAAIYLRKPERERIEAQTAPFDAKTAYFVADPAEMYLKGKLVKKEGGKATVDTDTGKTVTVKEDDIHPRNPPKFDKIEDMAMMTHLNEPCVLYNLKERYASWMIYTYSGLFCVVVNPYKWLPVYDAVVVGGYRGKKRIEAPPHIFSISDNAYQFMHTDRENQSILITGESGAGKTVNTKRVIQYFATIAAIGAKKSEPTPGKMQGSLEDQIVAANPLLESYGNAKTVRNDNSSRFGKFIRIHFGSSGKLASADIETYLLEKSRVTFQLSAERSYHIFYQLMTGHKPELLEGLLITTNPYDYPMISQGEITVKSINDVEEFIATDTAIDILGFTAEEKMGIYKLTGAVMHHGNMHFKQKQREEQAEPDGTEVADKIAYLLGLNSADMLKALCYPRVKVGNEMVTKGQTVPQVNNAVSALCKSIYEKMFLWMVIRINEMLDTKQPRQYFIGVLDIAGFEIFDFNSLEQLCINFTNEKLQQFFNHHMFVLEQEEYKKEGIQWEFIDFGMDLAACIELIEKPMGIFSILEEECMFPKASDTTFKNKLHDQHLGKTKAFEKPKPAKGKPEAHFSLVHYAGTVDYNISGWLDKNKDPLNDSVVQLYQKASNKLLAFLYATHGAADEAAGGGKKGGKKKGGSFQTVSALFRENLGKLMTNLRSTHPHFVRCLIPNESKTPGLMENFLVIHQLRCNGVLEGIRICRKGFPSRILYGDFKQRYKVLNASVIPEGQFIDNKKASEKLLGSIDVDHTQYKFGHTKVFFKAGLLGLLEEMRDEKLAALVTMTQALCRGYVMRREFVKMMERRESIYSIQYNIRSFMNVKNWPWLKLYFKIKPLLKSAETEKELMNMKENYEKMKTDLAAALAKKKELEEKMVSLLQEKNDLQLQVASEVENLSDAEERCEGLIKSKIQLEAKLKETAERLEDEEEINAELTGKKRKLEDECSELKKDIDDLELTLAKVEKEKHATENKVKNLTEEMASQDESVAKLTKEKKALQEAHQQTLDDLQAEEDKVNTLTKAKTKLEQQVDDLEGSLEQEKKLRMDLERAKRKLEGDLKLAQESIMDLENDKQQSEEKIKKKEFETSQLLSKIEDEQSLGAQLQKKIKELQARIEELEEEIEAERAARAKVEKQRADLSRELEEISERLEEAGGATAAQIEMNKKREAEFQKLRRDLEESTLQHEATASALRKKQADSVAELGEQIDNLQRVKQKLEKEKSEYKMEIDDLSSNMEAVAKSKGNLEKMCRTLEDQLSELKAKNDENVRQLNDINAQRARLQTENGEYSRQIEEKDALVSQLTRGKQAYTQQIEELKRHIEEEVKAKNALAHGVQSARHDCELLREQFEEEQEAKAELQRGMSKANSEVAQWRTKYETDAIQRTEELEEAKKKLAQRLQDAEESIEAVNSKCASLEKTKQRLQGEVEDLMIDVERANALAANLDKKQRNFDKVLAEWKQKHEESQAELEGAQKEARSLSTELFKMKNSYEETLDHLETMKRENKNLQQEISDLTEQIGETGKSIHELEKAKKTVETEKIEIQSALEEAEGTLEHEESKILRIQLELNQVKGEVDRKLAEKDEEMEQIKRNSQRVIDSMQSTLDAEVRSRNDALRVKKKMEGDLNEMEIQLSHANRQASESQKQLRNVQGQLKDAQLHLDDAVRGQEDMKEQVAMVERRNCLMVAEIEELRAALEQTERGRKVAEQELVDASERVGLLHSQNTSLLNTKKKLESDLVQVQGEVDDAFQESRNAEEKAKKAITDAAMMAEELKKEQDTSAHLERMKKNLEVTVKDLQHRLDEAENLAMKGGKKQLQKLESRVRELESEVEAEQKRGADAVKGVRKYERRVKELTYQTEEDKKNVHRLQNLVDKLQLKVKAYKRQAEEAEEQANTHMSRFRKVQHELEEAQERADIAESQVNKLRAKSRDHGKSDVAE